A genomic window from Paenibacillus sp. FSL K6-0276 includes:
- the cmpA gene encoding cortex morphogenetic protein CmpA → MPQWLCHQLMKAYYKKDRRQIKLLNECWFFYRNSAESPDSIQRNL, encoded by the coding sequence TTGCCACAGTGGCTCTGCCATCAACTGATGAAAGCCTATTACAAAAAAGACCGCCGTCAGATTAAGCTACTGAACGAGTGCTGGTTCTTTTATCGTAATTCTGCGGAATCACCGGATTCCATCCAGAGAAATTTATAG
- a CDS encoding hydrolase/acyltransferase: protein MPKMRYVILQQQQELQFVEMPEEYAYQLSALNLRLNKEIDKLTADNVPDLPLAIAECDSLDLLREDYSLESGLDYINRLEQAFASVQEQKNYPLISLLTEIRALQAQLEQWYEEEAESVL from the coding sequence ATGCCGAAAATGCGGTATGTAATTTTGCAGCAACAGCAAGAATTGCAATTCGTGGAAATGCCCGAGGAATATGCGTACCAACTTAGTGCGCTAAATTTGCGCCTGAATAAAGAAATCGACAAGCTGACGGCCGACAATGTACCAGATCTACCCTTAGCCATCGCCGAGTGCGATTCCCTGGATTTGCTACGTGAGGATTATTCCCTGGAGTCCGGTCTGGACTATATCAATAGATTAGAACAGGCCTTCGCCTCTGTGCAAGAGCAGAAGAACTATCCGCTCATCTCCCTACTGACCGAAATCCGGGCGCTGCAAGCTCAATTAGAGCAGTGGTACGAAGAGGAAGCAGAAAGCGTTCTGTAA
- a CDS encoding GNAT family N-acetyltransferase, whose amino-acid sequence MSNNPKILYSTNEETEYVRKKLIEFNSNQVPNGIYEEINLCLKDDNGDIIAGLNSAICWNWMEIGILWVDDNYRSQGYGKRLLEEAEQVARAKKCTFIKLDTFSFQAPEFYKKYGYKVIATIEDAPLGSKHFYYKKDLNHE is encoded by the coding sequence ATGTCGAATAATCCTAAGATACTTTATAGCACAAATGAAGAAACAGAATACGTTCGAAAAAAACTTATTGAATTCAACTCTAACCAAGTACCAAACGGCATTTATGAGGAGATAAATTTATGCTTGAAGGATGATAACGGAGATATTATTGCTGGTCTTAACAGTGCGATATGTTGGAACTGGATGGAGATCGGTATTCTATGGGTAGATGATAACTACCGTAGTCAAGGATACGGGAAAAGATTATTGGAAGAAGCAGAGCAAGTTGCTAGAGCAAAGAAATGTACTTTTATCAAATTAGATACATTCAGTTTTCAAGCGCCCGAATTTTATAAGAAATATGGATACAAAGTAATTGCAACTATCGAAGATGCCCCACTTGGGAGTAAGCACTTTTACTACAAGAAGGATCTTAACCATGAGTAA
- a CDS encoding S-layer homology domain-containing protein codes for MTKVTVKSSSASGVFVAALHPVTFGDISSHWAKNEIEMLASRLILTGQSTDIFAPQKSVSRAEFAAMLIRSLGLVAGNTTTAFSDVSDLSWYAADARALKLLNLGAGESGANPATIAFTDSSSISSWAKEAVNVLTAKGIMKGQSAGNFAPGNDTIRAEAAVILARLLKAAGLLN; via the coding sequence ATGACTAAGGTTACAGTCAAGAGCAGTAGTGCTAGCGGTGTATTCGTCGCTGCACTACACCCTGTGACCTTTGGGGATATTTCTTCACACTGGGCAAAGAATGAGATCGAAATGCTTGCCAGTCGACTGATCTTGACCGGACAATCCACAGATATTTTTGCACCTCAGAAATCGGTCAGTCGTGCCGAATTCGCAGCTATGCTGATTCGTTCGTTGGGTCTAGTCGCTGGGAACACAACGACGGCCTTCAGTGATGTGTCCGATTTATCATGGTATGCAGCGGATGCCAGAGCATTGAAGCTGTTGAACTTAGGAGCTGGAGAATCTGGAGCTAACCCTGCGACAATTGCATTCACAGATTCATCTTCTATTTCTTCTTGGGCTAAAGAGGCTGTGAATGTCTTAACAGCAAAAGGAATCATGAAAGGCCAATCCGCAGGCAACTTTGCGCCTGGCAATGATACTATCCGTGCAGAGGCAGCGGTGATTCTAGCTAGATTGCTTAAAGCAGCCGGATTATTAAATTAA
- a CDS encoding glutathione peroxidase produces the protein MSIYDFEVNTLRGAEESLSKYKGKVLLVVNTASKCGFTPQYKGLQEVYEKFKDRGFEVLGFPSNQFAGQEPGESDEIAEYCEINYGVTFPMFEKIDVKGDEAHPLFKYLSKEAPGVLGSKSVKWNFTKFLVDQEGRVLKRFAPKTTPQQIESYITKLLK, from the coding sequence ATGAGTATTTATGATTTTGAAGTCAACACTCTTCGGGGTGCAGAAGAATCATTGTCCAAGTACAAAGGTAAAGTACTCCTTGTTGTGAATACAGCTAGCAAATGTGGGTTTACGCCTCAGTATAAAGGGCTTCAGGAAGTGTACGAGAAATTTAAGGATCGTGGATTCGAAGTGCTTGGTTTCCCAAGTAATCAGTTTGCTGGCCAAGAGCCTGGCGAAAGTGATGAAATTGCAGAATACTGCGAGATTAATTATGGAGTAACTTTCCCAATGTTCGAGAAGATTGATGTAAAAGGTGACGAAGCACATCCATTATTCAAATACTTATCTAAGGAAGCTCCTGGTGTTCTAGGCTCAAAAAGCGTGAAATGGAACTTCACCAAGTTCCTGGTTGATCAAGAAGGCCGTGTCCTTAAGCGTTTTGCTCCTAAAACTACTCCTCAGCAGATCGAATCCTATATCACCAAGCTTCTGAAATAA
- a CDS encoding GyrI-like domain-containing protein, translated as MVELRDLPELHVIGWTNVNASGEPYPNLWEFVFGELDIDAKFDSIPSKVQDSGCYLGLFQNRTSVPQLWEQAAWDHEFLLAVEVKQLNFIPEGLVQKTFPASTYAIFTANGVPHSAFQNTWNHIHNEWLPHSEYNFNPDGVFFIQYTEKSGPDDERFEAHLCVPIAKK; from the coding sequence ATGGTTGAACTGCGTGATTTGCCAGAACTACATGTTATCGGTTGGACAAATGTTAATGCCTCTGGAGAGCCTTATCCAAATCTTTGGGAATTTGTTTTTGGCGAGTTAGATATTGATGCTAAATTCGACTCCATACCCTCAAAAGTTCAAGACAGCGGTTGTTATTTGGGTCTATTTCAAAATCGTACATCCGTACCACAATTGTGGGAACAAGCTGCTTGGGATCATGAGTTCCTCCTTGCTGTCGAAGTGAAGCAGCTCAACTTCATTCCTGAAGGGCTTGTGCAAAAGACCTTTCCTGCATCAACCTATGCCATATTTACGGCAAATGGGGTGCCTCACTCGGCTTTTCAGAACACTTGGAATCATATACATAATGAATGGCTGCCGCATTCCGAATACAATTTCAATCCTGATGGTGTCTTCTTCATCCAATATACGGAAAAATCAGGACCGGATGATGAGCGATTCGAAGCCCATTTATGCGTCCCTATTGCGAAAAAGTAG
- a CDS encoding MBL fold metallo-hydrolase — MKIQHIRNATLWLEYGGTTFLIDPMLSEQGANPPIINTENDRRNPLVTLPGAVEQWLSPNVILVTHLHPDHWDAAAISLLPHDLPLLCQEGDGDKLSKQGFEHISEISDSLTFNGVTITRTGGQHGTGEIGKLMGKVSGFVFQAENEPVVYVAGDTIWCDEVKITLDAFKPEVTIVNAGGAQFLTGGHITMNEQDVVDLCEYAPSTKVIAVHMDAINHCLVTRDKLKVHLEKEELQDRVQLPEDGEWCYV, encoded by the coding sequence ATGAAAATACAGCATATTCGCAACGCGACTCTATGGCTGGAGTATGGTGGAACTACATTTTTAATTGATCCTATGTTGAGTGAGCAAGGGGCTAATCCGCCTATTATTAATACTGAAAATGACCGCCGCAATCCGCTAGTTACTTTGCCGGGAGCAGTAGAACAATGGCTGAGTCCTAATGTAATATTGGTCACGCATCTTCATCCGGATCACTGGGATGCCGCTGCTATTTCCTTGCTGCCGCATGATCTACCGCTACTATGTCAGGAAGGAGATGGGGATAAATTATCGAAGCAGGGGTTTGAGCACATTTCGGAAATTAGCGATTCTCTGACGTTTAATGGAGTAACTATAACACGTACCGGTGGACAGCATGGAACTGGAGAGATTGGCAAGCTTATGGGGAAGGTATCCGGGTTTGTCTTTCAGGCGGAAAACGAACCAGTTGTGTATGTGGCAGGAGACACGATTTGGTGTGATGAGGTGAAGATTACACTCGATGCATTTAAACCTGAGGTGACGATCGTTAATGCTGGTGGAGCGCAGTTTTTAACCGGAGGTCATATCACAATGAATGAGCAGGATGTCGTAGACTTATGCGAATATGCTCCTTCTACTAAGGTGATCGCTGTACACATGGACGCCATCAACCATTGCCTTGTTACCCGGGATAAGCTAAAAGTTCACTTGGAGAAGGAGGAGCTACAGGATCGAGTACAGCTTCCGGAAGACGGGGAATGGTGTTACGTATAG
- the ltrA gene encoding group II intron reverse transcriptase/maturase, whose product MNAKGLTTPKEKVQQLQEKLGHAAKENKKRKFHALYDKIYRWDVLCEAWKRVKANKGAAGIDAVTLADIEEQGETPFLKACERELKEGNYHPQPVRRHYIPKKDGKQRPLGIPTVRDRVIQMATKLVIEPIFEADFEEVSFGFRPKRSAKGALDRIRKACNRKGNWVVDVDIQGYFDNINQEKLMKLVQMRINDRWILKIIRKWLSAGVLEEGTVRRSDLGTPQGGVISPLLANIYLNYFDQLWEKHGKGIGELTRYADDFVVVCKTKKDAEHAYKLIRTIMERLELTLHPTKTRIVGLWTGNEGFDFLGMHHRKTKAETSQGKVYYTTQQWLTQKAEERIREVVKERLAPPSMRSRSFEEHVEWLNPKIQGWRNYYYTNYSQKKLAKLDWYILGRLTRWYAKKRQRKRWIGSLSEVKYIALQHGLKTLL is encoded by the coding sequence GTGAATGCCAAAGGGCTAACGACACCAAAGGAAAAAGTTCAACAACTCCAAGAAAAGCTAGGTCATGCGGCCAAGGAGAACAAAAAGCGTAAATTCCATGCGTTGTATGACAAGATTTATCGGTGGGATGTACTGTGTGAAGCGTGGAAACGAGTGAAAGCCAATAAGGGTGCCGCAGGAATAGATGCGGTGACGCTAGCAGATATTGAGGAACAAGGAGAAACACCGTTTCTCAAGGCATGTGAGCGAGAGCTCAAAGAAGGCAACTACCATCCACAACCTGTACGGAGACACTATATCCCGAAGAAAGACGGGAAGCAAAGGCCACTGGGTATACCCACCGTACGCGATCGAGTCATACAGATGGCAACCAAACTCGTGATTGAGCCCATCTTTGAAGCAGACTTTGAGGAAGTATCCTTCGGATTTCGTCCGAAACGAAGTGCTAAAGGTGCGTTGGATAGAATCCGAAAAGCCTGCAACCGTAAAGGAAATTGGGTAGTCGACGTCGATATCCAAGGCTACTTCGACAATATTAATCAAGAGAAGCTAATGAAATTGGTACAGATGCGTATCAATGACAGGTGGATACTTAAAATAATACGAAAGTGGCTGAGTGCAGGAGTTTTGGAAGAAGGAACGGTAAGACGTTCGGATTTAGGGACACCGCAAGGAGGAGTGATTTCACCGCTCCTTGCGAATATCTATCTAAATTACTTCGACCAACTCTGGGAGAAACACGGAAAAGGAATAGGAGAACTCACGAGGTATGCAGACGACTTTGTAGTGGTTTGCAAAACCAAAAAGGACGCAGAACATGCGTATAAGCTTATACGTACGATTATGGAACGTCTGGAGTTGACCCTACACCCGACCAAAACTCGCATTGTAGGATTGTGGACAGGAAACGAAGGATTCGATTTCTTAGGCATGCACCACCGGAAAACCAAAGCAGAAACATCCCAAGGTAAGGTGTACTACACCACGCAGCAGTGGCTAACACAGAAGGCAGAGGAACGTATTCGTGAGGTGGTCAAAGAAAGATTGGCACCGCCGAGCATGCGTTCAAGATCGTTCGAGGAACATGTAGAATGGCTCAATCCCAAGATTCAAGGATGGAGAAATTATTACTACACGAACTATAGCCAAAAGAAGTTAGCAAAACTAGACTGGTATATTTTGGGGCGGTTAACACGGTGGTATGCAAAGAAGAGACAACGCAAAAGATGGATAGGTTCATTATCTGAGGTTAAATATATCGCCTTACAACATGGACTTAAAACGCTATTGTAA
- a CDS encoding DUF3885 domain-containing protein, translating into MIKEIFEYIDNNFPDFESDIHIRFELAEPFRNGSKRRIKQVNKRVVTIFEETFNQNDFIYVLIKDWGNQNDPMFGNTTPKYIYKLMNGQIIEERTFLEVDEHEDDEGKRLGIKLEYQVKVSAGLVSTFPYIEILEGISHYEQGREPSIGQNVYFISKDKDIIFYMYDDRGCIIHASSKDQLRPLYFKYHDWIVNYHREYFDNLFKEV; encoded by the coding sequence ATGATAAAAGAAATTTTTGAATATATTGATAATAATTTTCCGGATTTCGAGAGTGATATACATATTAGATTTGAGTTGGCTGAACCATTTCGAAATGGATCAAAACGAAGAATTAAACAAGTAAACAAAAGAGTGGTAACAATATTTGAAGAAACATTTAATCAAAATGATTTTATTTATGTCCTTATCAAAGATTGGGGTAACCAAAATGATCCTATGTTTGGAAATACAACACCTAAGTATATTTACAAGCTAATGAATGGACAGATAATTGAAGAGAGAACATTTTTAGAAGTTGATGAACATGAGGATGATGAGGGAAAAAGATTAGGAATTAAACTTGAATATCAGGTTAAAGTATCTGCGGGGCTAGTCTCTACTTTTCCATACATAGAAATACTTGAAGGTATTAGTCACTATGAGCAAGGGAGAGAACCTTCAATAGGTCAAAATGTATATTTTATTAGTAAAGATAAGGATATTATTTTTTATATGTATGATGATAGAGGGTGTATCATTCATGCCAGTTCTAAAGATCAATTAAGACCTCTTTATTTTAAATATCATGATTGGATAGTGAATTATCATAGAGAGTATTTTGATAATTTATTCAAGGAAGTATAA
- a CDS encoding helix-turn-helix domain-containing protein: MQTIYERIEYLIKQKGLTKKSFCEQLNISTGNMGDWKRGKSTPGTHKLIEIGAFFHVSLDWLILGRNTSEILKESSEDYDFGEVKLNEGRTDELLPEEKEFIKEYLAFTEYRKQKWVDENS; this comes from the coding sequence ATGCAGACCATATACGAACGGATAGAGTACTTGATTAAGCAAAAAGGTCTCACCAAGAAATCATTCTGCGAGCAGTTAAATATAAGCACGGGTAATATGGGAGATTGGAAGCGGGGCAAGTCTACTCCGGGAACACACAAATTGATTGAGATCGGCGCTTTTTTTCATGTAAGTCTGGATTGGCTTATTTTAGGTAGAAATACATCTGAAATATTGAAAGAGAGCAGTGAGGACTATGATTTCGGGGAAGTGAAGTTGAATGAAGGTCGAACGGATGAATTGCTTCCAGAGGAAAAGGAATTCATTAAAGAATACCTAGCATTCACTGAATATCGTAAGCAAAAATGGGTCGACGAAAATTCTTGA
- a CDS encoding pentapeptide repeat-containing protein, translated as MKFKMDSPKITDPDALLPEQIYSLQSKDEFSRCSISDTVIDNQEANKVSFDQVIFKNITITESSLTGIELMDVIFERCDLSNVDFTNAIIHRTEFRNCKLIGTDFTRGRFQNVRVVDCIGDFATFRLANLKQVAFENSSLMSSDYYQSNFQKVSFSECNIDQATLSGSKLNGIDLSDCEFSGLIVDIQDLEGCIISPQQAVSFVGLMGLVIK; from the coding sequence ATGAAATTCAAAATGGATTCACCAAAAATAACAGATCCAGACGCTCTACTCCCTGAACAAATATACTCACTGCAATCCAAAGATGAATTCAGTCGTTGCAGCATAAGCGATACGGTTATTGATAATCAAGAGGCTAATAAGGTCAGCTTTGATCAAGTGATTTTTAAAAATATTACGATTACTGAGTCGTCCTTAACTGGAATTGAGCTGATGGATGTGATTTTTGAGAGATGCGATCTATCCAATGTGGATTTTACAAATGCCATTATTCATCGAACCGAATTCAGAAACTGCAAGCTCATCGGTACGGACTTTACAAGAGGCAGATTCCAAAATGTTCGTGTAGTAGATTGTATCGGGGATTTCGCAACGTTTCGATTGGCTAATCTGAAGCAGGTCGCTTTTGAGAATAGTTCATTGATGAGTTCCGATTACTACCAATCGAATTTCCAGAAGGTCAGCTTTAGCGAGTGTAATATTGATCAAGCCACCTTGTCAGGATCAAAGCTAAACGGGATTGATCTTAGTGACTGTGAATTCAGTGGCTTAATCGTGGATATACAAGATTTGGAGGGATGCATCATTTCGCCTCAGCAAGCTGTTTCCTTTGTGGGATTGATGGGTTTGGTTATAAAATAA
- a CDS encoding class I SAM-dependent methyltransferase: MELFKQIPLYRFLALCNESGMEKTILDCGAGGGTPPLSLFANYGYSTYGIEMNVEQMNRANQFAAERGQNLNIHQGDMRQLAISDESMSFVYSYNSIFHMRKQDVKEAINELKRVLKPGGLLFVNFLTLKDFRVGDGVDLGEHQYEQMEDDDLVIHSYYDYHEADSMFEDMQLIYKEDRVLERKFEGEWIRQGFIDYIYKK; encoded by the coding sequence ATGGAACTTTTCAAACAAATACCATTGTACAGATTTTTGGCATTATGTAATGAAAGTGGCATGGAAAAAACCATATTAGATTGTGGGGCAGGAGGGGGTACACCTCCATTAAGTTTGTTCGCGAATTATGGATATAGTACATACGGAATAGAGATGAATGTTGAACAAATGAACAGAGCTAATCAGTTCGCAGCAGAAAGAGGGCAGAATTTAAACATACACCAGGGTGACATGAGACAGTTGGCAATAAGCGATGAGTCGATGAGTTTTGTGTATTCGTATAACTCTATTTTTCATATGAGAAAACAGGATGTAAAAGAAGCAATAAATGAATTGAAACGGGTGCTAAAACCTGGTGGATTATTATTTGTTAATTTTTTAACTCTTAAGGATTTTCGAGTCGGCGACGGCGTTGATTTGGGAGAACATCAGTATGAGCAAATGGAAGACGACGATTTGGTAATACACTCTTATTATGATTATCATGAAGCAGATTCTATGTTTGAGGACATGCAATTAATATATAAAGAAGATCGAGTATTGGAAAGAAAGTTTGAAGGTGAATGGATACGGCAAGGATTTATCGATTACATATATAAAAAATAG
- a CDS encoding Lrp/AsnC family transcriptional regulator yields the protein MMSSYSIDDVDFRILQLLIEDSTISHRDIGQQVYMTGQAVGARIRKMQDTGVIEGYTVRWNPDKVGEVIHAFITVFLGSNTVHPAFQTFAKQHDSVKEMHRVSGEGCYWIRVRAVSQEDLNIFLDELLKFGNYRVNLSMGKIK from the coding sequence ATGATGAGTTCTTATTCCATAGATGATGTAGATTTTCGCATCTTGCAACTTCTAATTGAAGATTCCACGATCAGTCACAGAGACATTGGGCAGCAAGTGTATATGACAGGTCAAGCTGTGGGTGCGCGTATTCGCAAAATGCAGGACACCGGAGTGATTGAAGGCTACACCGTCCGCTGGAATCCAGATAAAGTCGGTGAGGTGATCCATGCCTTTATAACAGTTTTTCTGGGTTCGAATACGGTCCATCCAGCCTTTCAGACATTCGCAAAGCAGCATGACAGTGTAAAAGAAATGCATCGGGTTAGTGGAGAAGGTTGCTATTGGATACGGGTTCGTGCAGTAAGCCAAGAGGATTTGAATATCTTTCTCGATGAGCTGCTAAAGTTCGGAAATTACAGAGTCAATCTGTCTATGGGGAAGATTAAATAA
- a CDS encoding SprT family protein — MSNEELQLWIEQVSRDSFGVPFRHKASFNSRLSSTGGRYFTKSHNIEINPHQLAMFGREETEKIIKHELCHYHLHLAKQGYMHRDTDFKRLLAQVGGSRYCQTLPGAKARKSLPFRYKLVCTACAMEYPRKRKVDPKRYRCGKCSGKLKLLALEVQ; from the coding sequence ATGAGCAACGAAGAGCTGCAGCTGTGGATTGAGCAGGTATCACGGGACAGCTTTGGCGTACCCTTTAGGCACAAGGCGAGCTTTAACAGCCGATTATCTTCAACAGGCGGCCGATATTTTACCAAGAGCCATAATATAGAGATTAATCCCCATCAGCTTGCCATGTTCGGTAGAGAAGAGACGGAGAAGATAATAAAACACGAGCTCTGTCATTATCATCTGCATTTGGCGAAGCAAGGGTATATGCATCGTGACACTGATTTCAAAAGACTGCTGGCACAGGTCGGCGGGAGCCGCTACTGTCAGACATTGCCGGGTGCGAAGGCTCGGAAGTCGCTACCTTTTCGGTACAAGCTCGTATGCACAGCATGTGCCATGGAGTATCCGCGTAAGCGAAAGGTTGACCCGAAGCGCTATCGCTGCGGCAAATGTTCAGGCAAGTTGAAACTGCTGGCGCTGGAAGTTCAGTAA
- a CDS encoding GNAT family N-acetyltransferase codes for MKIREATSSDIDGIAYVHAESWKTTYKGLISDEFLDKITVEARRKLWIRNFETPNKDEVMYVAENEAGTIIGFANGGARREPDLYDAELYALYLLKEYQGKGLGKLLIRSVAQNLMEKKYSSFMTWVLVGNPAIDFYHKVGGESVASKKVKIGNEIVEEMMIGWGDITAVGR; via the coding sequence ATGAAGATCAGAGAAGCAACATCTAGTGATATAGACGGGATCGCTTACGTCCACGCTGAGAGTTGGAAAACCACGTATAAAGGGCTAATATCGGATGAGTTTCTTGATAAAATCACAGTGGAAGCTAGAAGAAAGCTCTGGATTCGGAATTTTGAAACTCCTAATAAAGACGAGGTTATGTATGTGGCTGAAAATGAGGCTGGGACGATCATCGGGTTCGCAAATGGAGGGGCGCGCAGAGAGCCAGATCTCTATGATGCAGAGCTATACGCACTTTATTTGCTTAAGGAATATCAAGGAAAAGGTCTAGGGAAGTTGCTCATAAGAAGCGTTGCACAGAATTTAATGGAGAAGAAATATAGCTCGTTCATGACTTGGGTGCTGGTTGGTAATCCAGCGATTGATTTCTACCACAAAGTGGGAGGCGAATCTGTTGCAAGTAAAAAAGTGAAGATTGGAAATGAGATCGTTGAAGAGATGATGATCGGGTGGGGGGATATTACGGCTGTTGGGAGATAA